From the genome of Azospira restricta, one region includes:
- a CDS encoding porin codes for MRRKLLAAASLAAVSGLAAAQSNVTVYGIVDANYTYNSGGDRHFAGVDSGGISGSRLGFRGSEELGNGLKAIFTLEYGLKVDTNTGVASARQQFVGLQSNRWGTVMAGYVYSPADDFNSDYDGLSNSGLLSARSNMLNDGGFSTKTDDTFQNAVGYISPEFGGVTLRAVVGKGEQTVSPRETKLALGAEYKAGPFKAAILHHDVDNIGGTLPKRDLSETVLGAAYDFKVAMLMATYASKKLTDRDRDNTWSVGARVPVGNGSVRLSYAKLDMSADNGNKDASGWTVAYFHDLSKRTTLYTGYHALNNASLANYDHEQVKGLTAGDNARLFTVGMRHRF; via the coding sequence ATGAGAAGAAAGCTTTTGGCCGCCGCATCGCTGGCCGCCGTGTCGGGGCTGGCCGCCGCGCAGAGCAACGTGACCGTCTACGGCATCGTCGACGCCAACTACACCTACAACTCCGGCGGCGACAGGCACTTCGCCGGCGTCGACTCGGGCGGCATCAGCGGCTCGCGCCTCGGCTTCCGCGGCAGCGAGGAGCTGGGCAACGGCCTGAAGGCGATCTTCACGCTCGAATACGGCCTGAAGGTGGACACCAACACCGGCGTCGCCTCGGCCCGCCAGCAGTTCGTCGGCCTGCAGAGCAACCGCTGGGGCACGGTGATGGCCGGCTACGTCTACAGCCCGGCCGACGACTTCAACTCCGATTACGACGGCCTGTCGAACTCGGGCCTGCTCTCGGCGCGCTCGAACATGCTCAACGACGGCGGCTTCTCGACCAAGACCGACGACACCTTCCAGAACGCGGTCGGCTACATCTCGCCGGAATTCGGCGGCGTCACGCTGCGCGCGGTGGTCGGCAAGGGCGAGCAGACGGTCAGCCCGCGCGAGACCAAGCTGGCACTGGGCGCCGAATACAAGGCCGGCCCGTTCAAGGCGGCGATCCTGCACCACGACGTCGACAACATCGGCGGCACGCTGCCCAAGCGCGACCTCAGCGAGACCGTGCTCGGCGCCGCCTACGACTTCAAGGTGGCGATGCTGATGGCCACCTACGCGTCGAAGAAGCTCACCGACCGCGACCGCGACAACACCTGGTCGGTCGGCGCCCGCGTCCCGGTCGGCAACGGCTCGGTCCGCCTCAGCTACGCCAAGCTCGACATGTCCGCCGACAACGGCAACAAGGACGCCAGCGGCTGGACGGTCGCCTACTTCCACGACCTGTCGAAGCGCACCACGCTGTACACCGGCTACCACGCGCTGAACAACGCCAGCCTCGCCAACTACGACCACGAGCAGGTCAAGGGCCTGACCGCGGGCGACAACGCCCGGCTGTTCACGGTCGGCATGCGCCACCGCTTCTAA
- a CDS encoding acyl-CoA thioesterase — translation MTEAPVRPRGEPAIRTIAMPADANPAGDIFGGWLMAQMDLAAGNVAARRARCRCATVSVDSITFLHPVYIGDEVSLYAEITRVGRTSMTIQVEAWRRSRDGEEQVRVTDATFVFVALDQGGRPRVVPPLASGDKA, via the coding sequence ATGACCGAAGCCCCCGTCCGCCCGCGCGGCGAACCCGCGATCCGCACCATCGCCATGCCGGCCGACGCCAATCCGGCCGGCGACATCTTCGGCGGCTGGCTGATGGCGCAGATGGATTTGGCCGCCGGCAACGTCGCCGCGCGCCGCGCCCGCTGCCGCTGCGCCACGGTGTCGGTGGACAGCATCACCTTCCTGCACCCGGTGTATATCGGCGACGAGGTCAGCCTCTACGCCGAGATCACCCGCGTCGGGCGTACCTCGATGACCATCCAGGTCGAGGCCTGGCGGCGCTCGCGCGACGGCGAGGAGCAGGTGCGCGTCACCGACGCCACCTTCGTCTTCGTCGCCCTCGACCAGGGTGGCCGGCCGCGGGTGGTGCCGCCGCTCGCCTCCGGCGACAAGGCGTAG